attcattttactgtgttattttagtgtactatatgctgctctcagggctgcagtactcaatagattcatatcgctgttattttagtgtactatatgctgctctcagggctgcagtactcaatagattcattttactgtgttattttagtgtactatatgctgctctcagggctgcagtactcaatagattcatatctgctgttattttagtgtactatatgctgctctcagggctgcagtactcaatagattcattttactgtgttattttagtgtactatatgctgctctcagggctgcagtactcaatagattcaatAGATTctttttactgtgttattttagtgtactatatgctgctctcagggctgcagtactcaatagattcattttactgtgttattttagtgtactatatgctgctctcagggctgcagtactcaatagattcattttactgtgttattttagtgtactatatgctgctctcagggctgcagtactcaatagattcattttactgtgttattttagtgtactatatgctgctctcagggctgcagtactcaatagattcatatttTAGTGTActtatgctgctctcagggctgcagtactcaatagattctgttattttagtgtactatatgctgctctcagggctgcagtactcaatagattcatatattttagtgtactatatgctgctctcagggctgcagtactcaatagattcattttactgtgttattttagtgtactatatgctgctctcagggctgcagtactcaatagattcattttactgtgttattttagtgtactatatgctgctctcagggctgcagtactcaatagattcattttactgtgttattttagtgtactatatgctgctctcagggctgcagtactcaatagattcatatcgctgttattttagtgtattttagtgtactatatgctgctctcagggctgcagtactcaatagattcattttactgtgttattttagtgtactatatgctgctctcagggctgcagtactcaatagattcattttactgtgttattttagtgtactatatgctgctctcagggctgcagttctAGATTCAATAGATTCTGCtctcattttactgtgttattttagtgtactatatgctgctctcagggctgcagtactcaatagattcatatgaCTATTTTATACTGCTTCAGGTACCACTGCAGAGTAGCACAATACCTGCGTGACTTATTATAGACATGTTGCTCTTGAAGCACGAGAGCTTATTTTATTAGGACCTGAGcactgatggtgtgaggaccctattgtaattgctcagtaaATTATTGTTGTTCTCTGAAatcatttttgagggcctaaacattctcgaaaactcatgaaactttgcacacgtgtcAGAAGTGGTGGAAATGTATGTCTCATAAGGGTTTCacaattaggtgtggcaaaatggcttgaCAGCGGCACCTTCAAAATGTCAATTAAGCACAGTTCGTGCTACGTTTAacgtacaagtatgaaattcggtTGCCCACCGGTTTTCCTAAAGCCACCGGGTGCAAAGGCCCTTTCATCACTGCTTTCAGCTTTAATTTTATCCTaatatttgatgctttaaaattgGTGTCATTGTTCTCCATAGGTAATGCTAATGTTTCCAATGTTTTATTATCAGCTTATTCCTCTGCTTTCAAGGAGCATTTCTTTCTGAGATAAATGAATGGTAAGTATGCTTTTTTGTAATGTGCATTAGCTAGGCTACCTGTATacaatgtattttaataaacaataaaggGAAAAGGGTGTAGTCTAAGACTACAAGAGTACTTTATAGGCCTGTATTTTCTGTAGAAAATGTTATTCTGTGATCTTTGCACATTATTTCAACACTAAAATATAGAATATTAAAACAATagcttaaaaacatttaaataagggGAAAATAATCATTTATGCAGTCTTACAAATTATGAAGTCTGGAGGACTGCATGGAAGAGGCATCGGAAGGATTGGACCCTATCCACTTTACATGGAGAGTTTTGAATCCCTCATAGAAAACAACGAAGTATCTGATGAGGTAACATTTCTCTTGTATTTTATAATTCAACTTGTTTGTAAGaaatgttttaaagagaaagttCACCTTCGAGCTGTACGATTCTGCTCTCTGTTgaactatatgctgctctcagggctgcagttctcaatagattaattttactgtgttattttttaGAGTACTATACATTGATCttggaaaataaaactgaattgacttccatagcataattttcatttttgggtgaactatcccttttatgCATGTAAGTTAGTTTGGATAAAATCAttagaaatataaatgtaaggcaTTCAGAAGTTTTATTCTTTTCACAGTTCACAATTTCTCCTCAAAACACTACTTTTGAAAGCTTGAACTCAAAATTCTCAAAACAAGTTTGCTCTCACTTTTAGcatttgtaattttgtgctttttctttttttttctctttgttctTTGGTTGATGCCTCCTTAGATAATGGATGCTTTGTTCCATCTGTTCAGCAGGGTAAGATGTTAACTAAACTAATTTGAACATTTTTCTATATAATGGTAAGACAACAGTCTAATCTAACACACCTGAGTATTTCATCATGTATTGTGAAAATGTCTTGACGTATTGTGATATATATTTTCGATATGGCCCAAACCTGCCTAGGAGTATTTTCAATACAAGAATTATTGGAACAgtaccagcaacacttgtgaaTGAAGACATCAAAATGGTCATAAAATGGTCGCTGGTATTGTTCGGATAATTTTTTTCATGCACTTCGTTTACCTTGTGAAGTTgcacttattttaaaaattattgtcaatacctttaatttttttgtttagaaGCGGCCAGATGTTTTGGCCATCAATAATCAGACCCTGGGTCACATTCTGGAGGGTGACACCCGGGCTAGGAGCAGTTATTTTACGAAGGTAAGAAGTACCCTGACAAAACTTGAAAAGCCAGTTCTTACCAGTGTTACAGGTATAACTAATATAGACAAATATTCATTGCTAGTCTCACACAATAGTTTTTAATTTGCTCTTACTGAAATAAAGGTATTACatacatttcattttacattcataatttttctttccttttaagAAGAacatatttgaaaataaaactaaGGTTGTTGGTCCCTTTTTGGAGGACGGGAATCATTGGACTTTTTTTGTAAGTTACTTACCAAGTAACTATGTACATATTATAAACATGTCAAACATATTGGCTCCCAGTGaaacatatttgtttttttctagcACTGCAGCATTGTTGACCGTACAATTACATACCTTAATTCACTTGGGGAAACAGATGAACAATACAACAAAATAGCAGAAAACTGGAGGTACAGGCATTTTTTaaccccaaaaaacaaaattacatttttgtttttctatgtaaactttattttacacatctacattaaatatttttatctttatctaCATTTCAGCACATTTGCTGCTTCAAAAGGCTACCAGGGGCCATGGAAAAGAGTTCTCAGGAAACATAGCTTACAGCATGATAGCATTTCATGTGGTGTTTTCACAGCTGTGGTAAAAtgcttttcatttattattattattattattattattattattattactactactacaaaTCATTGTCAGTTTTTTGGATCATGAAACTGTTGTCATTTGTAATGATATTGTATATATTCCACATGACTAATTGGTTTATTGGTTTTAGAAATTCCACAAAATTCCAGTTGATTATGGCATTGAACTAATCATTCTTTTTGGAACACCTTTAGTTTGCTGAGGCCATACTTGGAGGCTCGGGGGGATACCTTATGTGCTCTCCTATCCAGGAAGAGAGGGAGCGTCTGGGGACACTTCTCTTTAGTTCACTTGGTAAGTACCATGCTCATGTATGAATTTAGAGTTCCTATTGGTTGTTTCCTGTCGAAAGATTAACAATGCAGCAAATATGTTTCCTATGTGTTTCAGATAGGTCAGGTATTTGTGGTGTCTGTTTTTACAAGGTACCCAGGAAGAACAAGGCAAGTGATGCAAATGACAATTTAAATATTAGAAAATAAAGTTAGATTCTAAGCTTCAAATGATGTTTGTCCAGTGGTTTTTTGATCTAGTACACCAGAAATTAGTTGGGGAATAAaagataaatacaataaataaatgttccttAGGAATTGGATAACCTTGATCTAACCTTTTTTTCATGCAAATGATCTTTCTAGGAAAAATGTTcaacatgttttgtaaatattcataaaATCTGTCTACCTGGGAGACAGGAGGATGCAAAGTGTCTTTTTTGCAAAGGTAGTACATTTTGGATTAAATGACCCTTGTGAccctacattataaaataatcctTCTAACAACTGCAAcgtttagggttagttcacccaaaaattaaaattcagtcattaattcctcactctcaagtcgttccacacccataagaccttcgtcaTCCTCAGTATTGGGctgaatttcaaaacactgcttcatgaagctttgaagctttacaaatcttttgtttcaaatcagtggttcggatcactgaagtcacatgatttcagtaatcgaggcttcgttacagcataagtgttttgaaatggtcaatggttcacgtgaatttggcagtttgatacatgctctgaaccactgattcaaaacaaaagattcatagagcttcaaagcttcatgaagcagtgttttgaaatcacccatcactagatattgttgaataaagtaatttcgttttttggtgcacaaaaagtattctcatcgcttcataacattaaagttgaaccactgttgcCACAAgaacttttttaaatgtgtttttagtagctttctgggcatctgaaagtgttaattattttgctgtcaatagaggcctcactgagtcatcagatatgatcaaaaatatcttaatttgttttccaaagatgaacaaaggtcttacgggtatggaTCTACTTAATGACAGATATTTCTTTTCAGGGCAAACTAACCCTATATGGCATTTTACAATTTTAGAGGCTGATAAACTATTATTAAAATTCACTAATAGATAGTCTGTTCTCtattcatttaatattatttctaaATACATCAATTATGTAAGAAAAAAGCTCAGGAGAAAGAGAGGACGAACCTGAGGGACAAGACAGATCAGGAGAAAAGAGGAGAAACTGAGGGACAAGACAGATCAGAGAAAAAGAGGATGAACCTGAGACACAAGACAGATCAGAAGAAAAAGAGGGTGAACCTGAGGGACAAGACAGATCAGGAGAAAAAGAGGATGAACCTGAGGGACAAGACAGATCAGGAGAAAGAGAGGATGAACCTGAGACACAAGACAGATCAGGAGAAAAAGAGGATGAACCTGAGACACAAGACAGATCAGAGAAAAAGAGGATGAACCTGAGACACAAGACAGATCAGAAGAAAAAGAGGATGAACCTGAGGGACAAGACAGATCAGGAGAAAAAGAGGATGAACCTGAGACACAAGACAGATCAGGAGAAAAAGAGGATGAACCTGAGACACAAGACAGATCAGGAGAAAGAGAGGATGAACCTGAGGGACAAGACAGCTCAGGAGGAAGCAACCAAAATGAAGGAATTCAGGAAGAAAGCAGCTCGGGACTTAACCAAGTTCAAGGTAAAGTTTTAAGTAAGATCTTGGAAAAACACAAACCTGCTTAAAAAATTGTGGACACTTTGTCCTACATGAATTTTCATGTGAAATTAAGGTTGTTAATATTGAGATATCATGCCATTTGCTGCTGCTCTGTAACTGCTTTAACCTGTGGAAGGTTTTAgccattgtaaaaaaaaaacaatcagtgGTTTTAATGTTACTGCAGTGAACAATGTGATTTGTGTGTTGATTTGTGTAGTAAAGAACCAGTGTTTATATTGACACTGATATAAACAAAGAAAACCAcaatgcatttattaatctatagACATAGTAATTACttttaacttaatttaaatgaaagcatgctATCCCTCTCCCATACTGATACtgttacttttctttttattcacCCTTCCAGGGGGATTCCTGGTGGAAAGTGTTTTAAAAGTTTCAGACTCTCATCAAgcaaaaaggtaaaaaaaataaaaataaataaatgtatatatatatatgcgatttcaataccccgcatttgaaagtggctccctgatgaatgcaaatatctttcaatatgaaagctattttaggctgggcagtgtagttgtaaccatctcttagctctgtatcgaAGGAAAATTTGgttttatttgcactttgaatattgagagagtgctattatggttgcacttattgtaaagtgttaccataaaaatgaataacagttttctcttaaaggtgccctagattcaaaaattgaatttacttcggcatagttgaataacaagagttcagtacatggaaatgacatacagtgagtctcaaactgtATGGcaaaaaatggcaaatggagcaataataactgacatgattcatgataacatgatatttttagtgatatatatagtctttctaaatgttttattagcatgttgctaatgtactgttaaatgtggttaaagttaccatcgtttcttactgtattcacggagacaagactgttgttattttcagttttaaacacttgcagtctgtataattcataaacacaacttcattctttataaatctctccaacagtgtgtaatgttagctttagccacggagcactatcaaactcattcagaatcaaatgtaaacatccaaataaatactcacgcgattagacatgttgcatgacgaacactttgtaaagatccattttgagggttatattagctgtgtgaactttgtttatagctgtttaaggcaagcgcgagctcttggggcggagaacacgagatttaaaggggccgcgctgCATAAATCGGTGcattttataatgatgccccaaaataggcagttaaaaaaatttataaaaaaaaaaacaaactatggggtattttgagctgaaacttcacagacacattcaggggacaccttagacttatattacatcttttaaaaacatgttcttgggcacctttaatcttattaagcacaaacagtaaggtttcgtttgttaacattagttaatgcactgtgaactatcatgaactaacaatgaatgactatttttattaactaacataaagattaataaatactgtagcacatacattgctcattgttgatgttggttaatacattaatgttaataaatgagaccttattgtaaagtgttaccatttttatttatactgtttttatttctatggtcagtttgtggaaaggagttcagttaggtggtcaaaagttgtagaaactcataaatcatgtacagtaaggtctgaagagactgaaatcatacaaaagagaagtcagtcagttgagttagtggcaaaaccttttactgtacttgagtattgtcttttactgcatatgaatTCATAATCAGAAAGTAGAAATGAAATGatattcattacaagatgattagttaaaacatttcaaatacacttgcagaatattttttctagtcatgtatttcgccattgaggatttcttaaaaatagtgtgtaaaaatcttgtctcatGAACTCAATCttgagtctcgtctcgtctc
This genomic stretch from Megalobrama amblycephala isolate DHTTF-2021 linkage group LG2, ASM1881202v1, whole genome shotgun sequence harbors:
- the LOC125252425 gene encoding uncharacterized protein LOC125252425 isoform X2 — protein: MNVLQIMKSGGLHGRGIGRIGPYPLYMESFESLIENNEVSDEIMDALFHLFSRKRPDVLAINNQTLGHILEGDTRARSSYFTKNIFENKTKVVGPFLEDGNHWTFFHCSIVDRTITYLNSLGETDEQYNKIAENWSTFAASKGYQGPWKRVLRKHSLQHDSISCGVFTAVFAEAILGGSGGYLMCSPIQEERERLGTLLFSSLDRSGICGVCFYKVPRKNKEKCSTCFVNIHKICLPGRQEDAKCLFCKGGFLVESVLKVSDSHQAKRYLVTSDELQRRCSPPESYSANTVVAYLRKAKGQKKKITETLAELEVNPSKRTKLTSQCSKLCEDECKDLAGDVMFLATKFIPQKRVGEALLEEGNVHAAIVKTEDCRKTLKEVKAALEKNWDTFDLATHGLGPAVINGTFSLIDACLKEKMRALKKKDSTDE
- the LOC125252425 gene encoding uncharacterized protein LOC125252425 isoform X1: MNVLQIMKSGGLHGRGIGRIGPYPLYMESFESLIENNEVSDEIMDALFHLFSRKRPDVLAINNQTLGHILEGDTRARSSYFTKKNIFENKTKVVGPFLEDGNHWTFFHCSIVDRTITYLNSLGETDEQYNKIAENWSTFAASKGYQGPWKRVLRKHSLQHDSISCGVFTAVFAEAILGGSGGYLMCSPIQEERERLGTLLFSSLDRSGICGVCFYKVPRKNKEKCSTCFVNIHKICLPGRQEDAKCLFCKGGFLVESVLKVSDSHQAKRYLVTSDELQRRCSPPESYSANTVVAYLRKAKGQKKKITETLAELEVNPSKRTKLTSQCSKLCEDECKDLAGDVMFLATKFIPQKRVGEALLEEGNVHAAIVKTEDCRKTLKEVKAALEKNWDTFDLATHGLGPAVINGTFSLIDACLKEKMRALKKKDSTDE